In one Pseudomonas sp. Bout1 genomic region, the following are encoded:
- a CDS encoding single-stranded DNA-binding protein yields the protein MARGVNKVILVGTCGQDPEVRYLPNGNAVTNLSLATSEQWTDKQTGQKVEKTEWHRVSMFGKVAEIAGEYLRKGSQVYIEGKLQTREWEKDGIKRYTTEIVVDMQGTMQLLGGRPQGDQQGQGGMSNSAPRPQQQSRPQPTQQPQRESRPAPQQAAPQPAADFDSFDDDIPF from the coding sequence ATGGCCCGTGGGGTTAACAAAGTCATATTGGTCGGTACTTGCGGCCAGGATCCCGAAGTTCGCTACTTGCCGAACGGTAACGCCGTGACCAACCTGAGTCTGGCGACCAGCGAACAGTGGACCGACAAGCAAACCGGCCAGAAGGTCGAGAAAACCGAATGGCACCGTGTGTCGATGTTCGGCAAGGTTGCAGAGATCGCCGGTGAGTACCTGCGCAAAGGTTCGCAGGTCTACATCGAAGGCAAACTGCAAACCCGTGAGTGGGAAAAAGACGGCATCAAGCGTTACACCACCGAAATCGTGGTCGACATGCAAGGCACCATGCAACTGCTGGGCGGCCGTCCACAGGGCGACCAACAGGGCCAGGGCGGCATGTCCAACTCGGCACCGCGTCCACAGCAGCAGTCCCGTCCGCAGCCAACCCAGCAGCCACAGCGTGAGTCGCGTCCAGCGCCACAGCAGGCAGCTCCTCAGCCAGCGGCCGACTTCGACAGCTTTGATGACGATATTCCGTTCTAG
- the tam gene encoding trans-aconitate 2-methyltransferase, with amino-acid sequence MTWSAKQYSMFEQQRTRPVRDLVAAIPDSDVRSAVDLGCGPGNSTEVLADRFPQALVTGMDSSDDMLVDARTRLPTLNFELADIGAWNPAQKFDVILANASLQWLPDHAALYPHLINQLNPGGTLAVQTPDNLDEPAHTLAREVAAHGPWAAKISAVKHNERHTASYYFELLNKHCSTVDVWRTTYHHPLAGAAAVVEWFKGSALRPFLAPLTEAEKSAFLHEYLARITKAYPALDDGAVLLPFPRLFIIATR; translated from the coding sequence ATGACCTGGTCAGCCAAGCAATACTCGATGTTCGAACAACAGCGCACCCGTCCCGTCCGCGACCTGGTGGCGGCCATCCCTGATAGCGATGTGCGCAGCGCCGTCGACCTGGGATGCGGCCCGGGCAACTCTACTGAAGTATTGGCTGATCGTTTCCCGCAGGCATTGGTCACTGGCATGGACAGCTCCGATGACATGCTGGTCGACGCCCGCACGCGCCTGCCCACGCTGAACTTCGAATTGGCCGACATCGGCGCCTGGAACCCCGCGCAGAAGTTCGACGTCATCCTCGCCAATGCCTCGCTGCAATGGCTGCCGGACCACGCCGCGTTGTACCCGCACCTGATCAATCAGTTGAACCCCGGCGGCACATTGGCAGTGCAAACGCCCGACAACCTCGATGAGCCGGCCCACACGCTGGCGCGGGAAGTGGCGGCGCACGGGCCATGGGCTGCCAAGATCAGCGCGGTGAAACACAACGAACGCCATACCGCGAGCTACTACTTTGAGCTGCTGAACAAACACTGTTCCACCGTGGATGTATGGCGCACCACTTACCACCATCCGCTCGCAGGCGCTGCTGCGGTGGTGGAGTGGTTCAAAGGGTCGGCGCTGCGTCCGTTCCTGGCGCCCCTGACTGAAGCAGAAAAAAGCGCCTTCCTCCATGAGTACCTGGCGCGGATCACCAAGGCTTATCCTGCGCTGGACGATGGCGCCGTGCTGCTGCCATTTCCGCGCCTGTTCATCATCGCCACCCGGTAA
- a CDS encoding DUF3182 family protein, producing MTPIKRKKIVVAHSVRPGAPLHEVETNRALARWLAQILGLKYGGSYDPELHSGRDLYLLPTQTLVGAAQARQLGIKGPEDLWGGYVDHDFICTKAISHGLLNKNAVAPEGWSPLFSERIRNVVLDGLSVHALEDARPAATHLLYTGPIRLKPVHACAGRGQEVIRSLDEFDAILARPDAAQLFTDGVVLEQDLHEVVTHSVGQSFIGDHVISYCGDQYLTQDGQGEEVYGGSNLLVVPGYYEDLLELELPDDVRLAIEQAQAFDTAADEAYPGFYASRRNYDIAQGLDSDGQRRSGVLEQSWRMGGASSAEVAALQSFVNNPGLRAIYVSSVETYVDQPLPADAIEVYRGPAENSDFLLKYVTVKSYDG from the coding sequence ATGACCCCGATAAAGCGCAAGAAAATCGTAGTGGCACACTCGGTCCGACCGGGCGCGCCGTTGCACGAAGTCGAAACCAACCGCGCCCTGGCCCGCTGGCTGGCGCAGATCCTCGGGCTCAAATATGGCGGCAGCTATGACCCTGAGTTGCACAGTGGGCGCGACCTTTATCTGTTACCTACCCAAACCCTCGTCGGTGCGGCCCAGGCGCGGCAATTGGGCATCAAAGGCCCCGAAGACTTGTGGGGCGGTTACGTCGATCACGACTTCATCTGCACCAAGGCCATCAGCCACGGGCTGCTGAATAAAAATGCGGTGGCCCCTGAAGGCTGGTCGCCGCTGTTTTCCGAGCGTATTCGCAACGTGGTACTTGATGGCCTGAGTGTGCACGCCCTGGAAGACGCGCGGCCGGCGGCCACCCACTTGCTCTACACCGGGCCGATCCGCCTCAAGCCCGTGCACGCGTGCGCCGGTCGCGGCCAGGAAGTGATCCGCAGCCTCGACGAATTCGACGCCATCCTCGCCCGGCCTGACGCGGCGCAACTGTTCACTGACGGTGTGGTACTGGAGCAGGATTTGCACGAGGTGGTCACTCACAGTGTTGGCCAGAGCTTTATCGGCGATCACGTCATCAGCTACTGCGGTGATCAGTACCTGACCCAGGACGGGCAGGGCGAGGAGGTCTATGGTGGTTCTAACCTGCTGGTGGTACCGGGCTACTACGAAGACCTGCTTGAGCTCGAGCTACCTGACGATGTGCGCCTGGCCATCGAGCAAGCGCAGGCGTTTGATACTGCGGCGGATGAAGCCTACCCGGGGTTTTACGCTTCGCGGCGCAACTACGACATCGCCCAAGGCCTGGACAGCGACGGCCAGCGCCGCAGCGGTGTGCTGGAGCAATCCTGGCGTATGGGCGGGGCCAGCAGCGCGGAAGTCGCGGCGTTGCAAAGCTTCGTCAATAACCCCGGGCTGCGGGCGATTTACGTCTCGTCGGTAGAAACCTACGTCGACCAGCCACTGCCGGCTGACGCGATTGAGGTGTACCGCGGCCCGGCAGAAAACAGCGACTTTCTTCTCAAGTATGTGACGGTCAAATCTTATGACGGCTAG
- a CDS encoding cysteine hydrolase family protein, translated as MAKQALILIDIQNDYFPQGKWPLDGVDAAADKAQQVLQAFRQAGDAVIHVRHEFKSDDAPFFTPGSQGAHLHPKVLNRADEPVVLKHFVNAFRETNLRELLEQRSITELVVVGSMSHMCIDGVVRAAADLGYSVTVIHDACATRDLEFNGTTVPAAQVHAAFMSSLGFAYASVVSAAQFLAAD; from the coding sequence ATGGCCAAGCAAGCGCTCATCCTAATCGATATCCAGAACGACTACTTCCCCCAGGGCAAGTGGCCGCTTGACGGTGTGGACGCGGCGGCAGACAAGGCGCAGCAAGTGCTCCAGGCGTTTCGCCAGGCGGGCGATGCGGTGATTCATGTGCGCCACGAATTCAAATCCGACGATGCGCCCTTCTTCACCCCGGGTTCGCAAGGCGCGCATTTGCACCCCAAGGTTCTGAATCGGGCCGATGAACCGGTGGTGCTCAAGCATTTCGTCAATGCGTTTCGCGAGACCAACCTGCGGGAGCTGCTGGAACAACGCAGCATCACCGAGTTGGTGGTGGTGGGCAGCATGAGCCATATGTGTATCGACGGCGTGGTGCGTGCGGCCGCGGATCTGGGCTACAGCGTGACCGTGATTCACGATGCCTGCGCCACGCGGGACTTGGAATTCAACGGTACCACCGTACCGGCGGCCCAGGTGCATGCGGCGTTTATGTCGTCGCTGGGGTTTGCGTATGCGAGCGTGGTGTCGGCGGCCCAGTTCCTGGCTGCCGACTGA
- a CDS encoding lysylphosphatidylglycerol synthase domain-containing protein yields MTQAHTAEQNARPGFFKRWKKPLTVVFFLVLIVLFTLLARRIDWSEVFDTLGSFKLRTLLIAGALTLCSFLVYSCFDLIGRTYIRQPLRWKQILPVGIISYAFNLNLSAWVGGIAMRYRLYSRLGVSSGNIAKILGLSLATNWFGYMAIAGAVFSSGLVSLPPGWKLSSGALQGVGVLLVLASLGYLLACRLSKKRAWSVRGIEISLPSLRMAVLQLALGALNWSLMAAVIFTLLPKQLDYPVVLGVLLISSIAGVVTHIPAGLGVLEAVFIALLQHEASRGSLLAGLIAYRAIYFILPLLVALVMYLAVEAKAKALRVKKTPKTE; encoded by the coding sequence ATGACCCAAGCTCACACAGCTGAACAGAACGCCCGCCCGGGGTTTTTCAAACGCTGGAAAAAACCGCTGACCGTGGTGTTTTTCCTGGTGTTGATCGTGCTGTTCACCCTGCTTGCCCGGCGTATCGACTGGAGCGAGGTGTTCGACACCCTCGGCAGTTTCAAGCTGCGCACCTTGCTTATCGCCGGCGCGCTGACCCTGTGCAGTTTCCTGGTGTATTCGTGCTTTGACCTGATCGGGCGCACCTACATCCGCCAGCCTTTGCGCTGGAAGCAGATCCTGCCGGTGGGCATCATCAGCTATGCCTTCAACCTCAACCTGAGTGCCTGGGTGGGTGGCATCGCCATGCGCTACCGGCTGTATTCCCGGTTGGGGGTGAGCAGCGGGAACATCGCGAAAATCCTCGGCTTGAGCCTGGCCACCAACTGGTTCGGCTACATGGCGATTGCCGGCGCGGTGTTCAGCAGCGGGCTGGTGTCGCTGCCGCCGGGGTGGAAGCTCAGCAGTGGCGCGCTGCAAGGCGTTGGCGTGCTGCTGGTACTGGCGAGCCTGGGTTATCTGCTGGCGTGCCGGTTGTCGAAAAAGCGCGCGTGGTCGGTACGCGGGATTGAAATCAGCCTGCCATCGCTACGCATGGCGGTGTTGCAGCTGGCACTGGGTGCGCTGAACTGGTCGCTGATGGCGGCGGTAATCTTCACGCTGCTGCCCAAGCAACTGGATTATCCAGTGGTGCTCGGCGTGTTGCTGATCAGCAGCATTGCGGGGGTCGTCACGCATATCCCGGCAGGGCTTGGGGTGCTGGAGGCGGTGTTTATTGCCTTGTTGCAACACGAAGCGTCCCGCGGCAGTTTGCTCGCGGGCCTGATCGCCTACCGCGCAATCTACTTCATCCTGCCGCTGCTGGTGGCGCTGGTGATGTACCTCGCGGTGGAAGCCAAGGCCAAGGCGCTGCGCGTGAAAAAGACGCCTAAGACTGAATAA
- a CDS encoding MFS transporter, with amino-acid sequence MHDPHSERMSGSETRAASGLALVFAFRMLGMFMVLPVLATYGMDLAGATPALIGLAIGAYGLTQALFQIPFGIISDRIGRRPVIYLGLIVFALGSVLAANADSIWGVIAGRVLQGAGAISAAVMALLSDLTREQHRTKAMAMIGMTIGLSFAVAMVVGPLLTRAFGLHGLFLATGGMALFGIVIVAFMVPRSTGPLQHRESGVAKQALLPTLKHPDLLRLDLGIFVLHAMLMCSFIALPLALVQKAGLPKEQHWWVYLTALLISFFAMIPFIIYGEKKRKMKRVLLGAVATLMLTELFFWQFGDSLRALVIGTVVFFTAFNLLEASLPSLISKVSPAGGKGTAMGVYSTSQFLGSALGGIMGGWMFQHGGLSVVFLGCAGLAALWLAFAVTMREPPYVTSLRLPLSPEAIREAGLVERLKAVVGVTDAVVVTEEAAIYIKLDTELLDRATLEQLVNPVPTARPA; translated from the coding sequence CACAGCGAACGCATGAGTGGCAGCGAGACCCGCGCAGCAAGCGGTCTGGCCCTGGTGTTCGCATTCCGTATGCTAGGCATGTTTATGGTGTTGCCAGTATTGGCGACCTATGGAATGGATCTCGCAGGAGCGACCCCAGCCCTGATCGGCCTGGCGATTGGCGCCTATGGCCTGACCCAGGCGCTGTTCCAGATTCCGTTCGGGATCATTTCCGACCGCATCGGCCGCCGGCCGGTCATCTACCTGGGGCTGATCGTGTTCGCCCTGGGCAGCGTGCTCGCGGCCAATGCCGACTCGATCTGGGGCGTGATCGCCGGGCGCGTCCTGCAGGGCGCGGGCGCTATTTCCGCCGCCGTCATGGCGCTGCTTTCCGACCTGACCCGCGAGCAACATCGCACCAAGGCCATGGCGATGATCGGCATGACCATCGGCCTGTCGTTTGCCGTTGCGATGGTGGTGGGCCCGTTGCTGACCCGTGCGTTCGGCTTGCATGGCCTGTTCCTCGCCACCGGCGGCATGGCGCTGTTCGGCATCGTGATCGTCGCCTTTATGGTGCCGCGCTCCACGGGGCCGTTGCAGCACCGTGAGTCGGGCGTGGCAAAACAGGCGTTGCTGCCCACGCTCAAGCACCCGGACCTGCTGCGCCTGGATTTAGGTATCTTCGTATTACACGCGATGCTGATGTGCAGCTTCATCGCCTTGCCCCTGGCCCTGGTGCAAAAAGCCGGGTTACCCAAGGAGCAGCACTGGTGGGTCTACCTTACCGCGCTGCTGATCTCGTTCTTCGCCATGATCCCGTTCATCATCTATGGCGAAAAGAAACGCAAAATGAAACGAGTTCTCTTGGGCGCCGTCGCGACATTGATGCTCACTGAGCTATTCTTCTGGCAGTTCGGCGACAGCTTGCGGGCACTGGTGATCGGCACGGTGGTGTTCTTCACGGCGTTCAACCTGCTGGAGGCTTCATTGCCTTCGCTGATCAGTAAGGTTTCACCGGCCGGCGGCAAAGGCACGGCGATGGGCGTGTATTCCACCAGCCAGTTCCTCGGTTCTGCACTGGGCGGGATCATGGGTGGCTGGATGTTCCAGCATGGCGGTTTGTCGGTTGTGTTCCTGGGATGCGCAGGTCTGGCTGCCCTCTGGCTGGCCTTTGCTGTTACCATGCGCGAACCTCCCTATGTGACGAGCCTGCGCCTGCCGTTATCGCCCGAAGCGATCCGCGAAGCCGGTCTGGTCGAGCGCCTGAAGGCCGTCGTTGGGGTTACGGATGCTGTGGTTGTCACTGAAGAAGCCGCCATCTACATCAAATTGGACACCGAATTATTGGATCGCGCGACGCTCGAGCAACTGGTCAACCCAGTGCCGACAGCGCGCCCAGCCTAG
- a CDS encoding GlxA family transcriptional regulator: MAIVELGVLIYSGAQMAAVHGLTDLFAVASRIAAEHQSEQLPALRISHWQAEAGSAPARVFDSQPGAGQALTALLIPPSIAGFSEGQASAELLDWLRQQHRTGTILGGVCVGSILLAESGLLDGRSATTHWTSAKSFAGRYPAIRLEADKPIVDDGDLITTAGLMAWSELGLRLVDRLLGPSIAASTARFLVIEHSDSASECGSNFAPILAHGDGAILKVQHWLQASGAVDVSLAAMAQQAGLEERTFLRRFRAATGLKPTEYCQHLRVGKARQMLEFTNGTIDHIAWTVGYQDPGAFRATFKKITGLAPSDYRSRFGVMPSKAQA, translated from the coding sequence ATGGCGATCGTCGAACTTGGCGTGCTGATCTACAGCGGTGCGCAAATGGCCGCCGTGCATGGCTTGACTGACTTGTTCGCCGTCGCCAGCCGGATTGCCGCCGAGCATCAGTCCGAGCAACTGCCGGCACTGCGTATCAGTCATTGGCAGGCCGAGGCAGGCAGTGCGCCGGCCCGCGTGTTCGACAGCCAGCCGGGCGCCGGGCAGGCGCTGACCGCCTTGCTGATTCCGCCGTCCATCGCGGGCTTCTCCGAGGGGCAGGCTTCTGCCGAGTTGCTCGATTGGCTTCGCCAGCAGCACCGCACGGGGACTATCCTGGGTGGGGTGTGCGTGGGTTCGATCCTGCTGGCGGAAAGCGGCCTGTTGGACGGTCGTAGCGCCACCACGCACTGGACGTCAGCCAAATCTTTCGCTGGCCGTTACCCGGCTATTCGCCTTGAGGCCGACAAACCCATCGTCGATGACGGCGATCTGATCACCACCGCCGGGCTGATGGCCTGGTCCGAGCTTGGTCTGCGCCTGGTAGACCGCTTACTCGGCCCGAGCATCGCCGCCAGCACCGCGCGCTTTTTGGTGATCGAACACAGCGACAGCGCCAGTGAGTGTGGCAGTAACTTTGCGCCGATCCTGGCCCATGGCGACGGTGCGATTCTAAAGGTGCAGCATTGGCTGCAGGCCAGTGGCGCGGTGGATGTTTCCTTGGCCGCGATGGCGCAACAGGCTGGGCTTGAGGAGCGCACATTCCTGCGCCGGTTCCGCGCCGCCACGGGTTTGAAACCCACCGAATACTGCCAGCACCTGCGGGTGGGCAAGGCGCGGCAGATGCTTGAGTTCACCAACGGCACCATTGATCACATCGCCTGGACTGTCGGTTATCAAGACCCCGGCGCCTTCCGCGCTACCTTCAAGAAAATCACTGGGCTGGCGCCAAGCGACTACCGCAGCCGTTTCGGTGTAATGCCCAGCAAGGCCCAAGCCTGA
- a CDS encoding alpha/beta hydrolase family protein, protein MTARSENIAIDIDDEQMSGTFLSPKSKVPGVLFVHGWGGSQERDLERAKGIAGLGCVCLTFDLRGHAGNGIPLSRVTREDNLRDLLAAYDRLLSHPAIDTSAVAVVGTSYGGYLAAILTSLRPVRWLALRVPALYRDQEWLKPKRDLDKADLMDYRGTFVHAQTNRALHACAAFTGDVLIVESETDDHVPHATIMSYRAACQQTHSLTHRIIDGADHSLSDPVSQQAYTSILVDWITEMVVGERLSIIQS, encoded by the coding sequence ATGACGGCTAGAAGCGAAAACATTGCCATTGATATCGACGATGAACAGATGAGCGGGACGTTCCTGAGTCCCAAATCGAAAGTGCCGGGGGTGTTGTTTGTGCACGGCTGGGGCGGTAGCCAGGAGCGTGACCTGGAACGCGCCAAGGGCATCGCCGGGCTGGGTTGCGTGTGCCTCACCTTTGACCTGCGCGGCCATGCTGGTAACGGCATTCCACTGTCGCGCGTCACCCGCGAAGACAACCTGCGCGACCTGCTCGCCGCCTACGACCGCCTGCTGTCACACCCGGCCATCGACACCTCGGCGGTGGCGGTGGTGGGCACCAGTTACGGCGGTTACCTGGCCGCCATCCTCACCTCGCTGCGCCCCGTGCGCTGGCTGGCGCTGCGAGTACCTGCGCTGTACCGCGACCAGGAATGGCTCAAGCCCAAGCGCGACCTGGACAAGGCCGACCTGATGGATTACCGCGGCACGTTTGTGCACGCCCAAACCAATCGCGCCTTGCACGCCTGCGCGGCATTTACCGGGGATGTGCTGATTGTTGAATCGGAAACCGACGATCACGTGCCCCACGCCACCATCATGAGCTACCGCGCGGCCTGCCAGCAGACGCACTCGCTGACCCATCGGATTATCGACGGTGCGGATCACTCCCTGAGTGACCCGGTGTCGCAGCAGGCCTACACCTCGATCCTGGTGGACTGGATCACCGAGATGGTGGTGGGCGAACGCTTGAGCATTATTCAGTCTTAG